CTTTATAAGTCCACACAACTTAATCAAAACCAACTTGATAAAATCTagttcaatttaaataaaaataatcacattTATTATCACCCAACTTGTAACTCAAACCATCTTCTATAACTATAGCTTATCTATAACTTGATCAAAACCTGATAAAATCtagtttgatttaaataaaaataataataattcaagcgtattttataactatgatttGATGGAAGCCTTGCACATTGGAAGGAAGATGCATGACATTTTCTCAAGTGCATATTAGTTGGAGGAAAGCTCTCCCAAATCCTCAAGTCTTAGTCTATGAAGTCAAGTTCCGTGATCAAACCCAACACTGTCACATTCCCACTATCACTTCAAGCGTATTTTATAGCATCCGAGGGCCAGCTGAAGCTACAATGAAATTGTGTTGAAGGACTGAATAAATGCTTTTCCATGTTCTTGGAGAGGAAGTATTTGGAAAACGAGCCTTCCTTGACACATAATAGGAACCCATGCCGTGTGAAGTTGTTGGCGAAACCTTTCGAAGTAAATGCCATGCTCTTCATGAATGTTTGATTGACTTGTAGCTTGCAGTGTAGAGATTAAATTACTCTTTAGTCCTCGGTTTTGTGTGATATTATAATCTAGTCCCTTTTGTTTTAAGAACCTAAAGATGATCCCTTGACGATTACTGACCGTTGTCTCATTAAACGCCTTGGTTTTTCCTTAAGCTTAAGAAGTTAAAATCATCCAAGGAGACATCAACATGTTTTGAAATAAGACATCGGTGGACAAGAGTCAAGGGATGGAACTGTAGACTTTAAGAACGAAGGGCTaagttataattatattaaaaaacgaGGGACtagagtataaaaaaaatctatttgagTATATGATAATTCTCATCATTATATATAGTGTGGTGGCACTAGGCACTATCTACTTCCTAatgcttataaaaaatatgcagTCAAAGGACTTGAGAATAGGAAACTTGTTTGGAGTAAAGGTGCTGATTGAAGTTTGAAAGTGTAGTCACGAtggatttttaaagtattttttatttagaaatgtattaaaataatatttttttattttttaaaaattatttttgacatcagcgtatcaaaataatttaaaaatactaaaaaatattaatttgaaaaaaataaataaataaatttgaaatttttttttaaatatttttaaaatacaaaaataaacaaaatagtaAAGAATATGCCATGAATAATTTTGGTTGGAAACTTCTGGGGAAAGGCTTGTTGGATGACATTATTTACAGTTGAGTACAGTTGACGAGTGTGTGGTGATATCAACCTAGAAATTGACGGTTCCTTTTCAAGCACAGCCTTAACCAATCAGAGCGAGCCACTTGCCAGAATCATTGTGGTAACTAAGCATTTCCTTGATTATGTAATTACCAAAATCAttgtggttttttgttttttgtttttttcctgccAATCAACCTATAGCCTGGGGTCTGTTTGGAGTGTATTGCAACATGGTTAAAGTTGTGTTTCGCTtctattatagttttaaaagtatttggttaattaatatatattgtaattttgtatgatatctttaaaaattctatattcaaacctaaattaaaaaagaaattataatatattgtttttttaaacctgttttttcaaattataattggaaaagctaccacaatactaaatacatattttagttttatttggcACTGTGATGTGATCCAACCGTgcttttacaattttttatttttttagcttaaaattaaattttctttaattgtaCAGTGACATGACACAGAAATAtatgtgttggtatgcacatggagaactaTATGTTTTTTACGATACCATGGTAGAGAgaatggttgggtcaacttctagtgttaACATTGCACAtggagttgtaaatgacaaTAGTAATTCTTATAGGAATATAATTATCGATACGATGAGAATGAATAAAGGTCATGTCGATCAATGTCCAATTATAGATGAAAAACTTAATGCAGACGTGACTATAtgttttgaacttttgaaagattttaatgAATCATTATAGGATAGTTgcataaatcataataaattattggtCGTTGAACAGGTGTTCACTATCAAGTCGGATCATTAGTTAAATGAGACCGGTTATGATCAAATTGTCAAATAAACgagaagaattttatttaaaaagaacatgctgaaaaaaaacttctatataatatataatatttatggatgaaattcaattcaattgaaTATTGCCTTCGACATCGTACTCCTTTTTAATAGATTGGAGGTTGAGCCTGtctcctaaattaaaaaaaaaaattcataatttcttttttgcacTATTGCCTCCTAATTCCTATTTATAGATTTATTTATCTGGAAAATCTAGAATGCATAGCTGAAAACACGTGGGGAGGTTGGAATTCCCTTTCAATATGAATTATCCAGTCCTGTCAGAATATTTCAAGAAACTTGATCCTAATCTTAGAAAATTAATTCGATTTATAGACATAATACAAGGAATGCGTACTTCACATGCAcgatatgaaaaaattaatctatgTTAGTGGGTTTGCTAGATCAGGCAAAATCAACTGACATGTCTTGCATGTTTTCGCCATCACCACTTTGACTTTGTAGAACTCCATTTCATGCATTCTCTGTATATAGGCGATTCTTTTCATGTTTGTATACGATGGTCGATCTCCAAGGCCCTCGAGGATGGCTCATTGATTTAATGTGCAAGATACACACTTCTTTCTACTCATGGTATAAGACTTCGacttctttttaagtttttcattcCATAATGGAATATTATTAGTATAAACGAGTTGCTCTAATCTaacattataatttaattaattattttattattttattaaaaaaatatctcaattcaATAACTTAAGGTATTAAATGAAATCCTAAAAacagttttatattattctataataCATTCcatcatataaaatttttttaagtttaattttttacagaTTCATACTatcttatgtttaattttttaaaataaaataaaataataaattatttaattaataaaactctattATCATAcaaaagaatcatctcaatacaatattttaaaacattatctaatattttaagaataattttattctttaacatataTCCCTACCATGCTAGAATAATCTTCCTCGGTTTTGGAGGACTATCAACTAGCTAGGTTTAAATATCTTGTTTTAACTGGTAGGCACATCGATCTAGTTGATTATTTAACTATACATCAATGACTTACAATCTGACATGTATTCGAAAGATGTAGACTGAGTTgttagtaaaaagaaaaaaggttgaaatttataaaaatatattggaatTTTGCTATCTTGTTTTAGAAGAGGCATTCCAAGTTCAATGCTTGGTTTCTCCCAAGGCATTCAGAGAAAGTGTGTAGACATTAATTTTAGGATTACATTATGGATTAAGTTTGGAGGGATGATTCTCTGATACCCTATCTGAgctagtttttttctataaaacaatGGCTCGGCTGAGTTCTTTTTCATGCAAGATCGATCTGCATACCCAATTGAACATATTTCTGATTAAAAACAACCATTTTACTCATCCATTTTCTACATATTAACATATCCAATTAACATTTGATATAGCATATAACCTTACTGTcaacatgcatatatatatatataaagagagagagagagagagagagagagagagagagagagagagagagagagagagagagattaaattCTACTCCCATATGACTAGTACTGTTCTATTACAAATCTGATAACCTGATGAAGTTCAAACAACTCTAGATTCTAGACTTGAAAGAAAGAGTTTTATAATCTGAACTAATTAATTACTGCCTTCCAGTTCCTGCAGCACTTGCTGGATCCAATATGTACCATCATCGTCGTAGTTGGAAGCATAGAAAGACATGTATCCTTCTTCTGTCAAGAACAATGATTCATAACCATCTTGGTTGTAATTGTTGTCTGCTAAAAATGGCAGGTTCCAGAAATCTGAACCTGAGTCTTGAAATATCTCCATTGAAGAGAAACTATCCTCGGCAACGCTATTCATGCCTGACACAGAATCATTACTCATGGAGGAGAACTCACTGCAAGATATTTCTTGAGATGAAGGAAAGTTCTCtacatttttttgttgatgatcagATTCAGAGGGAGTATTGACAGAAACACTGTCAGTTTCAGACTTTTTAGTCTGAATAACTTCAGATTGTGAAGATTCACTTGACTGCTCTTTATTCATCACCTCAGAAGAAACTGGTTGGTTTTGCTTCACTCTCTTGCTCAAGTTGGTATGCCAGTGATTTTTAATTTCGTTGTCTGTTCTTCCAGGTAATTTCCCAGAAATAATAGACCATCTGTAGAAGAAAAACTCACACTTCGTCaatcattttcatcatatttGCTTTGAATTTTCCTGTCAATAGAATGTTTTCTTAACATTTACATGGAAGAAgtagcatgcatgcatgttgtgaagaaaatttgaatgaaGTTGCTTTCATGTTGAGTCCATACTTATTTCCAAGTTCTTCATGCATTTGAATGATCAAATTATCCTCTTCTTCGGAGAAATTTCCTCGCTTTACGTCCGGCCGGAGATAGTTCATCCATCGTAATCTGCAACTCTTGCCACACCGTGATAAACCTGCAAAACATTACCAAATTAACATGGAAATTAACCATAAAGTTGAACCAGATTTTTCTTCCTATTTTCTCTTCATgacaaagaaaagcaaaagatcATATCATACCAAGACACAGGaagcaaaaaaattatcagaaaTAAGAAAACGCtggtgaatttttctttttcgaaaCCCATTTTATTTGTAGCTTCGAAGATGCAAAAAGAAAGTTGTATCTCATTTACCAGCAAACTTGGGAAGTTGGCGCCAATTCCAGTGGCCATATTTCTGAATATAAACTCTCAACTTTTCATCTTCTTCGATACTCCATGAACCTTTCCTGATTCCATTTTTATCAATAGAGGCCGATTTGACCATCTTTCTGTAGCTAATAAGTATAGCCTTTCTAGTATCTATAATTCCTATGTTGAGGGATAAGGTTATAATTAAAGTGTTACTGAGTAAGGCAAgcgtgtgtgtttgtgtgtgtgtgtatatatatatatatatatatatatatataaggcaagcgtgtgtgtgtgtgtgtatcttcCATTACATCATAAATTTGGACACAAAAAATGTATTCAAACCaaaggaaattaaaagaattcaacATCATGAATTTGAACACAAAAGCTATTCAAACTAGAGGAGGAGAATTGTCCTCAACCATGTAAAGTGgatcaattattatatattttaaggaAATTGAGGGCCCATTAGAAAGTGCAATGatgttttctcttttcaaaattgaataaaGCCATGTTTGGAGTGAACATGGAGGCTTCCAAAAAGCGTTCTCTCTCGGTCAAAGTCAGATGACCACACACTGTCCAACATTGCTTTACTTCTAGTCTAGTCAATTGATTGCCAAAAAAACAATAGGaaaggaaggggaaaaaaaccttGATTATAAGTACGTTTGGAACTGTATTTTAAAACCATGttttactaaattttaaaattaatttttttatatttttttactgttttgaagtattaatatcaaaaaataatttttaaaaaatacttctaataaaaaaatattaatttttaatatatttctaaataaaaaatactttaaaaaacactattatattttctaaaaataaacactatcaTATAAAAATGCCTATATACAATTCAGTTCAGCAACTTGTCCTCGCAAAATTTTTGTGGAAAAATGTGCTCTTATCTTAATGGAAAAAGAAATCAGAAACTccttgtcaatattttttttagtttatgtgcatgattttcttttttctcaacttGGAGAGTGGGTATGGTAAGACACCATCTCTTCTTAAAATAACTCCTTTATCCTCACCACAATTTCAATGAAATTTGCGTTCGAGATCCATTTTGACATGTCAGGCCacttagaaaacaaaatctaatatGCTTTTagtcttcttaaaaaaataaattaattaaactgcTATCTCATCCCTgtatttttgatgaaataataagttAATCCCTTTGAGTTAAGAAACTTAATATCAAATCcctatatttttcatatttatttgtaacttagtATTTGTGTtggtttttcaagaaaatttaatcgtttttctaaatatctttcattaatgtttaataaaagtttttaatcttagaaaaaataaaaaaaatgtatttaaaaaaaaagtgatttggagattttaaaaacaaataacattaagGGGATTATATCTTATTACAACTCGTGTTGCCAAGGCCCAACCTTGTTTCACGAGGAACGTTCCACAATTGCTCAAATTACCTTAAGGTGTGTTAATTACTTTTCTTATGGTTCAAAAGGCCCAGTTTAactaataaatttatgtttcttttcttttcttttctttctcaagtgttttgctttaaaaattaatcatgtaaATGGATCACCTTTTTTATAGTTGGAAGAAAggaatttatttcttaaaaataatggaTCAATGTGTTGATGCAGAATAAGCcaattattattagaaaatattaggggtgatcatttttggttcgattcggttcggttttttaggacaaaaaccggttcaaaccggtttggctcggttttttcggttttggcttggttttttccggtttggctcggtttttttccagtttggctcggtttgttttctggttttttccagtttgggttcggttcggttcggttcggttttttcggttttaggcttataaaatcaaaaccgaaccgaaacggccggatttttcaaaattttaatcggtttaatcgattttttttcacggttcggttttttcggttatttttttctggttttctcagttttttggattttttgctcacccctagaaaatatatatatttcctttggattttaagggaaaaaatccaaattttaaaacaagtttttaaaattaaggtttttttttcctgatttagTCAAAAATAGACTATATATGAAAcctaacaaattttaaaaagcttCACCTCTTGCAATTTGATATAAGCTCCCATAAACCTCCTTAAGTTCCATTTCTCATAATATTCTATATAGAATACATTTTTCCTTATGTAACCATTTCTAATGAGTTCGTAAAACCTTTTTAGATCAGTTTCAAGAGTTCTTTCTATCTATAGTTTGTTTTGCTTATCTTTTACAAATgaagtaattataattataaaaaaatattatggattgcaacaatatattattttttttatccttaatattttctacttcaatcatcattttttcttaCATATATATCATTTCATATTGCGttgattaatatttatgttgatAACTTATTTTGATTTAGTTGCTATGGGATTCTCGCAGTGTCA
This window of the Populus trichocarpa isolate Nisqually-1 chromosome 13, P.trichocarpa_v4.1, whole genome shotgun sequence genome carries:
- the LOC18104672 gene encoding transcription factor MYB15, whose product is MVKSASIDKNGIRKGSWSIEEDEKLRVYIQKYGHWNWRQLPKFAGLSRCGKSCRLRWMNYLRPDVKRGNFSEEEDNLIIQMHEELGNKWSIISGKLPGRTDNEIKNHWHTNLSKRVKQNQPVSSEVMNKEQSSESSQSEVIQTKKSETDSVSVNTPSESDHQQKNVENFPSSQEISCSEFSSMSNDSVSGMNSVAEDSFSSMEIFQDSGSDFWNLPFLADNNYNQDGYESLFLTEEGYMSFYASNYDDDGTYWIQQVLQELEGSN